TTAATGGTAAAGAAGTCTGGGATAAAGAGAACGGGGTAGTAACTTACGCACATGATGATAGTGATCAATTCGTTTTAAGTTTTATTGGGGATAAAAGTATATATGCATCAATCAAGCAGCTGAATTATTCATATGAAACTTCCAATGGTGGTGGAGGGGGAACTACGTATAGTAATGAATTAGGCAGTCCGAAAAAGGCAGCAACTAATAGAGGCAGTTCGAGGGGTGGAGCAAAAATTCAAGAAGATGAAGTGATACAAGTAACCGTTAAATGGGACGATTTTGAAGAGTCATTTGATTTGTATAATGAGTAAAAAAACACTTTGATTTTTTGACGAAAGACTTGTTAAAACTGGCATCTATAATTAGCTGATCTTTAGGGATACTATGTTCATAAAGATTAGAGGAGATGAAGGCACGTGTCCAGAAGAAATAAGATACTTGTCCCAGAAGCAAGAATAGGTTTAGATGAATTAAAAGCAAAACTATCTAATGTAAATAAGGAACAAGAAGCAAAATATGAAATCGCTAAAGAACAGGGAATTGAATTAACGAGAGGTTACAATGGTGAAATGAAAGCAAAGGATGCTGGCAAAGTTGGCGGCTCCATCGGTGGGAATATGGTTAAGGAAATGGTCAAAATGGCGAAGGAAAATATGAAATAGATGAAAGTAAGAGACTAAGCACTGAGTCATTCAGCGCTTAGTCTCTTATCATATACATGTTATACTAATTTTAAATCGATTAAATGAAAAAGGGGTATCACTATGCTTTCTATTGAGCCATCAGAAAATAGCGAAAGAGATAATTATAAGTTTTTGATTGGGAGTGTCATTCCACGTCCAATTGCCTTTGTAACAACGAAGGCAAAGGATGGTACATTAAATGGTGCGCCATTTAGTTACTTTAACGCGGTAACAGCTAATCCACCATTAGTTTCAATATCCTTACAACGAGGGGCAAAAGGCGTGCGGAAGGATACAGCACGAAATATTAGTGAGTTAGGTGAGTTTGTTGTACATATTGTTGATCAGGAAAATGTTGACCAAATCAATCAAACGGCAGCAAGTCTACCGCCTAATCAAAGTGAAATTGAATTAGCAAATTTAACTGAGATAGAAAGTACGAAGATTTCAGTGCCAGGTGTGAAAGAAGCAAAAATTCGTATGGAATTTGTGCTTGAACAGGTAATTGAATTGGGCGATAAAGAATCCACATGTGATTTAGTGATTGGAAGAGTAGTCCAATTTCACATAGATGAAGCGATTTATCAAGATGGTAGAATTGATCCACACGGTTTAGGTGCTGTTAGTCGTTTAGCAGGAAATGATTATGCGAAAATCGGAGAGATCTTTACTATCGAGAGACCTAAATAAGCTTTTGTTTAGGGTATGAAGTTAATATGTAGCATGAAATTCACCAGATTAGGCGTACCTAATCTGGTACGTTTTGTTATGGGAGTTTGAACTAAAAGTTGTTGTGAGGGAAAACGTGGGTTTTCATTTTGGCAATATCGCGCTCGTTGTTGACAGCTTTTCCCCAGATTAAGGTGTGATCCGCTTCCATCGTTGAAAACATTTTTAAAACTTCTACGTGTCTATCTTCGTTCTCTGCTTTCATAGAAGTTTGTTCATCTTTGATATGAGCAATATCTGCTTTCATAAGAGTTTGTTCTTCTTTGATAGCAGTAATATCAGCTTTCATAGAAGTTTGTTCATCTTTGATATGAGCAATATCTGCTTTCATAGAAGCTTGTTCTTCTTTGATATCAGCAATATCCGCTTTCATAAGAATTTGTTCTTCTTTGATAGCAGTAATATCAGCTTTCATTTCCTTTTGTTCTTTACTCATCGCTCCAACCATGGTAATTAGCTGGCCAAGCATGTTCTCCATGCGATCAAATCGTTCTTCCATTTCTTATTCACCTCCTCATTTCCTTTCAATTATATATCATTTCTCTACAATAATCGATTAAAAAAGTATAACTTAATATAATTTTTATAGCACTCTTTTTGGTGGAAAATGCTTATCTAAGTAAAGCAAAGCTCTATTCTAAGCATCGTATTTGAGAGATAATCCGACGGAAGCAGGCGGTAATCCGGCGGAAGCAAGTGGTAATCCGGCGGAAGCGAGTGATAATCCGACGGAAGCAGGTGATAATCCGACGGAAGCATGCTAATAAGGAAGCTAAAAAACGGGAAAGAACTAACAAACTAGTTCTTTCCCGTTTATGATTTAATAAACTTTATCTCCGTTGAAGATTGAGTTTTTAACAACGACATAGTCGACATTGCGAATTGCTTCTAATTTTCGTCCACCTGAGTAGGAGATGGAGGATTGGAGGTCTTGCTCCATTTCATTTAATGTATCTTGAAGCGCTCCTTTGTATTCAACGTGCATTTTTTTACCTTCAACATTTTTCTTTTCGCCTTTTTGAAATTCAGAAGCGGAGCCAAAGTATTCTTTAAAAAGTTTCCCATCTTGTTCAACGATTTCTCCTGGTGATTCTTCGTGTCCAGCAAATAAAGAGCCAATCATGACCATAGATGCGCCGAATCGAACCGATTTTGCGATGTCACCGTGGGTTCTGATTCCACCATCTGCAATAATTGGTTTACTTGCAGCTTTCGAACACCAACGTAGTGCAGCTAACTGCCAACCACCAGTACCAAAGCCTGTTTTAATCTTAGTAATACATACTTTTCCTGGCCCGATACCAACTTTTGTTGCATCAGCACCTGCGTGTTCTAATTCTCTTACCGCTTCGGGAGTTCCGACATTTCCTGCAATAAGAAACGTTGTTGGCAAGTGCTTTTTAATGTGCTGAATCATTTCAATTACAGCATTTGAATGACCGTGTGCAATATCAATTGTAATAAATTCAGGTATAAGTTTTGCTTGCGCTAATTGCTCGACAAAGTGATATTCTTCTTCTTTTACGCCGACACTAATCGAAGCGATTAATTTGCGTGTTTGCATATCCTTAATAAAAGCCGTGCGTTTGTCTGTTTCAAAACGATGCATAATATAGAAATAACCATTTTCGGCTAAATATAAAGCAATTTTTTCATCAATAATTGTCTGCATGTTTGCAGGAACTACTGGTAATTTAAAGCGATAGCCACCTAATGTAACAGATGTATCACATTCAGATCTACTATTCACGACACATTTTGCTGGAACTAATTGAATATCTTCGTAATCAAATACATTTTCCATTTTAAACACCTCTAAATACGAATATTAAATATAAGGTTAACAATAATCGTTCGCCCATTTGGTAATATACCTTATTTTTAACGTCATGTCAAAAGGAATTATTTAAAAATTAAATGATTTGATCACGAAGCACTATTTAAGCTGTCAAACGTTATTGTTTTTGTATTTTCCAAATTCCTGTAGCGTATTCTTGAATGGTTCGGTCGCTTGAGAATTTGCCAGAATGTGCGATGTTGATCAGTGTTTTTGAAAACCATTTACTTGGATCGCGATAGTTGCGGTCAACTAGTTGTTGCGTTTCTACATAGCTATCGAAATCTTTTAAGATAAAATATGGATCATTGGTGGAAAGGAGGTGGTAATAAATATCGGTAAATTCGACGTTCCACCCGAATGCGCCACTTCTCAGTTGATCCATGATTTGTGTTATACGTTCATCATTTTGATAGATTTCATTTGGATTGTAGGAGCCATCTTGATAATAGCTAAAAACTTCCTCAGCCTGTAAGCCGAAAATGAATATATTAGAATCGCCAACTTGGTTCTTAATCTCAATATTTGCACCGTCTAATGTTCCGATAGTTAGGGCGCCATTCATCATCATCTTCATGTTTCCAGTTCCAGATGCTTCTTTCCCAGCTGTTGAAATTTGTTCACTCACGTCTGCTGCAGGAATGATCTTTTCCGCTAAACTGGTATTGTAATTTTCTAGAAAAACTACTTTAAGTCTATCTTTCACTCGAGGTTCATGGTTAACAACAGATGCAACGGTGTTGATAAGTTTAATTACTTCTTTTGCGAAATAATAACTTGGCGCTGCTTTTGCACCGAAAATAAATGTTCGTGGTGTGATATCTAAGGCAGGGTTTTCTTTTATTTCATTATACAAATACATGACGTGAAAAATGCTGAGTAATTGACGTTTGTATTCATGTAGTCGTTTGATTTGCACATCAAAAATCGATTGATCATCTACTAAAATACCGGTTGTTTGGTGGATATATCCTGCTAAGTCTTGTTTATTCTTTTTCTTCACGTTTTCCAGTTTTGCTAGTAATGGTTGGTCTTTTGCATAACGAAGTAGGTGGGTCAATTCACGTGGCCTGCGTTCCCATCGCCTTCCAATTGTTTCTGAAATGAGATCTGATAAACGTGGATTTGCCATTAGTAGCCAGCGACGATGCGTAATGCCGTTTGTTTTATTATTAAAGCGTTCCGGAAAAAGACTATAAAAGTTTTTCATTTCTTGTGTTTTTAAAATATCCGTATGCAATTTGGCAACACCATTCACACTAAAGCTGCCGATAATCGCAAGGTGTGCCATATGGATTTGATCATTTGCGATAATTGCCATACCGGGTATCTCGTCGCGTAATGCAGGGTGATCGAACCATATTCCTTGGCAAAAGCGTTCATTAATTTCATCAATAATCATATAGAGGCGAGGTAGTAAACTTTGCATCATTGTGGTGGGCCATTTCTCCAATGCTTCGTGCATAATCGTGTGGTTCGTGTAGGCAAAAACAGCTGTTGTAATATGCCAAGCTTTATCCCAACTTAGCCCTTCTTCATCCATTAGTATCCGCATTAGTTCGGGTATTGCCAGACTTGGGTGGGTATCATTTATTTGTATCACCACTTTTTGAGGGAGGTGGGTCAGTGGTAGTCGGTTGTTTGTTTTATAGTCCGTTATGATTTTTTTAAGACTTGAGGCGACAAGAAAATATTGCTGTTTAATTCGTAATCTTTTGCCACTGTCGTTCGAATCATCGGGATATAACATGCC
The nucleotide sequence above comes from Paraliobacillus zengyii. Encoded proteins:
- a CDS encoding alpha/beta-type small acid-soluble spore protein, translating into MSRRNKILVPEARIGLDELKAKLSNVNKEQEAKYEIAKEQGIELTRGYNGEMKAKDAGKVGGSIGGNMVKEMVKMAKENMK
- a CDS encoding flavin reductase family protein — protein: MLSIEPSENSERDNYKFLIGSVIPRPIAFVTTKAKDGTLNGAPFSYFNAVTANPPLVSISLQRGAKGVRKDTARNISELGEFVVHIVDQENVDQINQTAASLPPNQSEIELANLTEIESTKISVPGVKEAKIRMEFVLEQVIELGDKESTCDLVIGRVVQFHIDEAIYQDGRIDPHGLGAVSRLAGNDYAKIGEIFTIERPK
- the guaC gene encoding GMP reductase codes for the protein MENVFDYEDIQLVPAKCVVNSRSECDTSVTLGGYRFKLPVVPANMQTIIDEKIALYLAENGYFYIMHRFETDKRTAFIKDMQTRKLIASISVGVKEEEYHFVEQLAQAKLIPEFITIDIAHGHSNAVIEMIQHIKKHLPTTFLIAGNVGTPEAVRELEHAGADATKVGIGPGKVCITKIKTGFGTGGWQLAALRWCSKAASKPIIADGGIRTHGDIAKSVRFGASMVMIGSLFAGHEESPGEIVEQDGKLFKEYFGSASEFQKGEKKNVEGKKMHVEYKGALQDTLNEMEQDLQSSISYSGGRKLEAIRNVDYVVVKNSIFNGDKVY
- a CDS encoding glycogen/starch/alpha-glucan phosphorylase, giving the protein MPKPTVDQFIVLIKNKLKKLYKKKVKEASPDEIYAVICAIVNDEITKDWHHTEAVYSHRKPKQVYYLSMEFLIGRLLKSNLLNTGMLTICDNALIALDFSPETIYKEEQDPGLGNGGLGRLAACFLDSMATLHYPGHGFGIRYRYGMFEQRFINGYQTELPDYWLKDPYPWETRKAEEAFEIQFGGTVHMLEQSDGTLEFKYENTDKVLAVPYDVPIVGYENKVVNTLRLWNAEPILTANQSITDKDKPSYYKELEHNHAIEQISGMLYPDDSNDSGKRLRIKQQYFLVASSLKKIITDYKTNNRLPLTHLPQKVVIQINDTHPSLAIPELMRILMDEEGLSWDKAWHITTAVFAYTNHTIMHEALEKWPTTMMQSLLPRLYMIIDEINERFCQGIWFDHPALRDEIPGMAIIANDQIHMAHLAIIGSFSVNGVAKLHTDILKTQEMKNFYSLFPERFNNKTNGITHRRWLLMANPRLSDLISETIGRRWERRPRELTHLLRYAKDQPLLAKLENVKKKNKQDLAGYIHQTTGILVDDQSIFDVQIKRLHEYKRQLLSIFHVMYLYNEIKENPALDITPRTFIFGAKAAPSYYFAKEVIKLINTVASVVNHEPRVKDRLKVVFLENYNTSLAEKIIPAADVSEQISTAGKEASGTGNMKMMMNGALTIGTLDGANIEIKNQVGDSNIFIFGLQAEEVFSYYQDGSYNPNEIYQNDERITQIMDQLRSGAFGWNVEFTDIYYHLLSTNDPYFILKDFDSYVETQQLVDRNYRDPSKWFSKTLINIAHSGKFSSDRTIQEYATGIWKIQKQ